DNA from Daphnia pulicaria isolate SC F1-1A chromosome 3, SC_F0-13Bv2, whole genome shotgun sequence:
agccGTTATTAGCCGTTACTGTTTCAATAGCTCAGGATAAAGTCACTTGGTATTATGTGCTATATAATTTTAGTTATGACAATAGTGCCGGCATTGTGTATTTCAACGAATCGCACCGTAtgtagaatttttaaatatttataccACTGGGTGCGTACCACACAGAAAACGtgagactcttttttgtttagacTGTGCCATCGAATTCTGtgaattttttactttgacttGTTTTCGTGATTTCTTTCAGgttgccaaaaataaaaagttgcgTGTTGCGTCAATAAATGTGCGCATAAAAAAGTGAATGACACACTTATAGGCTAGATACTTGAGTGCGAGTCGTTTGGCAATTATTCACGACGACATAAAAGGCGGCGCAGAGgtcatttgatttttccgtcgggaaaagtaaaaaaataaaaataataaaagaaggaaTATCACATACTCGCCCAACATGATTCTGTTACATGGGCGGCCtatcgtatatatatattggtATTGTATGTGCAGAGTGCGCCACTAAGAGTCATCAGATAAAAAGGATCTATTAGACCAAGCTGCTGCTGTGAGCCATCTGCTTTCCAACTGACTTTCCATTTGTACAATTCGTCGCTTCTCACTGTAGATGCTGCAATATATCCTTGTCTATAAGCTACAACATGATGGAGCGTCGGAGCCTAATAATGTAAGATGGATAAGATGGACAAGTCCGAACTCTAATCACACTGGATTATTCTTCCAGGATAGGACAGGGTGGCGCACGGTGTGTTGTATCTATCACACTAGAGATTAAATTGGGGTGCCTTTCGCCACGCACACCTGCATCAAACGGAACTTATTCGGCGCAGTTTCCTCCTAGCTCACCCCCCtgccgcctttttttttttcgtttgtctcGGTTCTATGTGAAACCAATTCCTTTCATCTCTCCAAGTTGTCAATTAACTAGCGTTTCGAATTATTTACAGACGATTTCTTTTGTGTGATAACGTTTCATTCGTGTTTTTAACTTCACcaatgattttaattttttcgttctcattctatttttttttacttaaattaACAATTTAGATTATGCAAATCGAGTTgtgctttttattttacaaaatgttGTATGTGCCCTATAAAATTGATAATGATCGTGTAAGTGCTGAATGTATCGTTCATGCTTTGGGTATAATCTCATTAAaactgtttttcttgttgcttAACCGGTTTTTTTAAGTATTTATCAGATTattcgaccaaaaaaaaagaaaaaaaaaagaaaaaaaaagtgtgaagCTCAGATTCAGaatgcttaaaaaaaaacttgtcttgcgaCAGCACTTAAATCGAAGTTTGCCATGTTGATTCGACTTTTACTTCTAGAGCTCCGCTGGCGTATACGTATAATATCCCGTGACGTGCTGCAAACACCTTAGTGAGTCAGGCTCTTGTGCTGTATTCATGCAAATAGGAGCTGAGCTCTTGTGCATGCAAGGAGGAAATGAGGCAACTTTGTGTCTTTTGGAATAACTACAGCGACTCCATCGATCCAGTTTCCGTGGCTGTCAGTTCGAATTACACAGAGGCGAATGTAACGTATCAAACTGGCGGCCCTGGCGCTCTGTGTTGTGTTGGCGTACACGCCGTGTAATCGTGTACTTAATGATCTCTGCACACTTTAAGGTGCGTGACTGAGAGCCGCCAAACACCTTTCGGGATGCGTTCGAACACACTTTGCCGTGAGGCACGTTGCCCGAACAACAGCACGACGCCTTGGTCCATTGTGATGAGTACGAGCCCATAACAATAAGAGAATCGATCACCGTGCTGCACACACGACATACAGTAATACAATATATAGCATCTACTACGTCTACATTGCGAGAGAGAGCTCTCTTCTGGGCGGTGTTTTTCGTctccgacagcagcagcagcagtgaatAGTACTATAACACCGCTGTTGTAATATCCCCGAGCAAGGTCTTTGCACCCGGACAGCGAAACAGGCAATAATAGCGaacactattttttttttttttttttttttatgatcaaGACGTTAACTTAGtcagacttttcttttcttcgagaGTCAAATAATAGCACGGCATGGCTTATTTATAAACATGACGCTAACTATACTCACCAGGGCATTTGGTTCGCGTTGAGTCGTTTATAAATAGGTCGCGACGTattcaagtttaaaaaacCTTGGGTTAAAACgttacaatcaaatgtagcTTGTGATGACAGAATAGAACCAAGTGGAAGACTGACTGCTCCTAATGGACCCAAATATAGACCCCCTCGAAATTCTCTTAGGATTGGCCCAGTCATTTTGCGCagtgaatttcttttctttttcggtttgTAAAGTAAGAGAACAGATTTCAAAAGTGGCGCCTCTGGTGACTTGCAGATGAATCACTATTCAATGACGCTAATTgattcatgaattgatttagaTTGTATTTCTAGCGGGTTACCATACAAATTTTATTCCGGTGCGCAACACATTTCTGCTGTTGGAGGAcggaaaagaaacgagaatGGTTGGTGGCCTGTCGATGAATGTGGCAGCTCTGAAAtgtaatggatgaaaaaagCTCGAAGAAGAGCAGCGAGAAAATAGTTTGTCTCGAGCTTTCGTCGTATCGCTGCATATATCTATAATTACATCCCAACTCGGTTGGGACTTAATAAAAACAGGCCCATCGCGGCTTTATCGGTCGCGAAGCGCTGGCGGCGGGCGATGAGATCGTCCTATTTTAATTGACCCGCTCCAAGAACACGCtgccttttttttacctgcgCCCTAATATGTACTAACCATTGTGTGTAtgcattaaaaaagaaaagaaaaaaaaaaaaaactagacaaAAATTGAATCCCTGCCCCTCGAGTCACGGCGGCCATGTTGGAATTGGGTCTCGTCCAATCCAGTGCCTCCGTCCACCATGATCAATCCAATCGAAACCACTCAGGTATATATTCTATACCCaaccccccccctctcctccCTCAAGCgcttttatattatattccCCTCGAAACAATCAACAAACTGCTCCAccgttcttctcttcttccgtttttttttttcgttttttcttttggtttttttcccaaGGTTGATTTAACTCACTGTTGTTGCCGAGCTCAATTAGGTTGAACAGCAATAATTAAACCGTCTGGCTCTATGTCATCCCCGGCGTCGCTATCACAGAATCTTCCAATTAAATACATTCTCTCCGGAGTCGACGGGCGTCTGGTGTATAATCGTGTAACGTTTCAAACGGATTGACACGGTCTACATATAATTAATCCGGCGAGATTAATTTTAGACGAGTCAAAGCGCAGCGGTGTCAAAGTGAACATTCTCAACGGGTTCTCATATTGCCGGATGCGGCCGGATGTTACGTCATCCTATCGGGATGTCCAAATGTTTTGATATTAGcgagatttcaattttctcgaTTGAACCTTGGGACTGATGGAGATTCGTGCGTCACTGTTATAGATTCGTATGCAAAGCGCAACGATTACATAATTAAGCAAATAACCGGAATGCATATTTGTAGGATTACACCACGTAGGTTTTTCAGCTAGGTCTAGGTGGCCCTAGCTGAGGTGGcaagatttttttctctttagatGGCAGCACAAACTAGGGGCAACTTAAATCGCTAATCGCTACTtacaaaaaagtgaaaaacgtaaatgtaattttaaatttgtttagtaaaattcattatattctTCAGCAATTCCAATTTCCATGATTTGCATCGTTTTTTATCTATCTTTATTTTAATGATGATGCAGGAAGCAAAATGTTGTTGATTTTCAACCCGGCGTCCTGACAATTTACTCCAATGGGTGGACAATAGGGGTGGTCAAATCCTTTCTTCTCAAATTCAAATCTAAAATCATATTCGATTGTAACCATGAATAATATCTTTTTGGAAATTCTATTTGGAaacaattaatgaaaaaaaatacgctCGCCTTGATTTTCTAATTATCGCGCCACATCTCTTGTCTTGACTAAGCAGTTTATCACTCGAGCGCTTGATGGCGCTGTTTTACTAGTCGAATTATACTTACTCTCCCTCTCCGACAGACTCTTTTTCGTCCGCTAAGCCGAGTCTACCGCGTCACGTGAAAACTAAATTGGTGAGTTGCATTATATTTATCGTTAGACATCCGAGAAAGTATACGTGTTGCAGTGTTAGATTAATGTACGCAGGTTACTGATAATCTTTTCTTTACAATTTGAACAGACTCAAAATGCCACAAGTTACGGAATTAGAAAAAGGAGCACCAACCATCCAAGATGGTTCGGACAACACGGATTCCGACTCCGACGATTCGGTTCCTGAGCTGGAAGATGCCGCAACTGGCGTACAAagccaagtaaaaaaatactgaataacttaaataatattaaatttatGTACTAATTATTATTCTAGGTTGCTGCTGCAGCTGGACTCCCTGAGGAGCTAGTTAGCAAAGCTAAGCAAAGCAGGGGTGAAAAGAAGGCAAGGAAAATCATGTCCAAGCTTGGACTCAAGCAGGTATATAACTGACTTTCAATTTAACAACGAAGCATTTACACATTTCTTGATTTTACTCAAGGTTACAGGTGTTAGTCGCGTTACCATTCGAAAATCCCGTAATATTCTGTTTGTTATTAACAAACCTGATGTCTACAAGAACCCTGCATCTGACACATACATTGTGTTCGGAGAAGCCAAGGTAATTTCTTACTTGAATGGATATTTCATCATATTTTCATAATCTTAAATCTTGTTCTATTCACATTATTTTAGATTGAAGATTTGAACCAGCAAGCCCATATGGCTGCTGTCGAGAAATTCAAGGCACCTGAGTTGAACCCTGCTGAAGCTGGAGCTCATGGCACAACAGTAATAATGACTTGTAAATAACTCGATGAATAATTACTAATATTTGCATTGTTTTAAGGTTCCTGCTCCCATACAAGAGGAATCTGAAGAAGAGGTGGACGATGCTGATGTCGAAGAAAAGGACATTGATCTTGTCATGACTCAAGCAAATGTGACAAGAGCAAAGGCTATAAAAGCTCTCAAGAACAATAAGAATGACATTGTTAATGCCATCATGGAACTTACAATGTGGTGAGACACGCTTTGAACGAAATAACCCTCGTGAATCATTCAATACAAGTCATAAAGTGaatcaatttttctaatttttttttatttttgctgaaATCTGAAATTTGCAGAACTTCCTAATGCACTCATTATAATtctaaacaaaacaattttgtagAAGTTTgtatggaattaaaaaaacgttCTGGTAATGTGGAAGGTGTattccattttgtttattGAGTAAGAAACACGTTTGCCGGAGGTACTACATTTAATGAATGGCGAGACACAAATGCCTTGGGAGCAGTAACAGGAAACGGACTCTATCCACTTAATCTACATACAGTATACTaagtttacaaattttttaaattttgtagtCGACATACCGTATTTAATATTAATACCAAACGACCTAGCCTAAACTTGTGCATCTTTTAGACCGGTCCCCACttgttcttttccttccttgaATCGGGTTTTGATTTTCATGGATAGGCCTACTAATTGCTGGGTTTTTACTTATTTAGTTAACTTGAACCATATATTAgtagaaattttacttcagaggtttaataatatttgatgGTTCTTGAGAAACACATTTACTTGAAGGGTAAACTTTGCGCCAGGTCCGAACCATTCTGAGAGCAAATCGAGGATGTCGAAATCCTTGTAGTATTGGATTGACGCTGCTTCCCACATTGATTAATAGTCGAAAAATGGACAAGAATATGGTTACATGCTGAGGCAAGTAAATACATGCAGCAAGTAGAACCCATGGAGGAAGATAAAGAATCACAAAAGCTACCATTACTGCAACTTGGATGCTGGTAGGGCGTTCCCATTGAATTAATGtaacctttttaaatttaaagatAGGCTtgcgcttcttcttttgacgctttcttctattttctgaTGCCGGTCTAGATTGAGGAAATGAATCTGGTGATGGTGTTTCCGGATCCGGTGAAGATATTGGACGAGCATCACTAAGTTGTTGTAACCGTTGATGCAATTTTTCGACAGATAATTTCAGCGCAGTGTTGGTAATTGTTTCATGGACTGAATTAGTTGAGAGATCGGCCGAGTACATGCTCATATTAGAAGCATTAGATGTCGGCGATGGAATGGTGTCAATGATGGAAAGAGAAGATACAAAATCCGGATTGCCTTCACGGGAGACGAGGTTCAAGTTACTCGTGTTGTTAGAGGAAGTGAGCTGATTGCCATCAATCGATTGATGGGGCGTAGATTCGGTAGCATGTTCAAACCCATTATGGGTAACAATCGTCGgaattaaagttacttttaaaTGAGGtccattattttgtttcaggACCCTTGTCGAATAAGTGTTATATGGTGTATAATCTTCCTTACTGTCGGAACACACACAATCAGCatcttgacaatttttttggtGACTACTTTGAATCGCTCTAGTGGTAAGATGGCCAGTGACGGGGGGTATTGAACTGAGATTagagaaaaagagcaaaaaagCAGATCCAATGAATGTCAATGAATAAATACGCAAACAAGGCTGAATCGCccttttgtcattttcagCCACCGTAGTGGTCAAGCCGATCCCCCAAAACGCCACGAGAAAGTTGAGCCAAGTGGCAAACAGAAGCGCCATCAACCAAAGAACACAGAATACAACTTTGATCACTCGATAGCCATTGGGCATTTCAACATGATTGGCCGAGATGTTTAAGGACCACCAATGCGTCCAACTAAAATAAAGGTAAGTAACAATTAATAAAATCAGATCAGGTGACTTAAtctaacctacctaacctgagAGCTGCTGTTCCTGCTATGGATAGTAAATGAATAGCATGAATAATGTTATGTAAAATAGAACACCACCAGTTTTCTTTGAATGTAGATGGCGAGGTGTTGTAATCGAGCACCACTAGCGAAGAAATCACGCCAGCGAAACTTGTTAAGGAAAGGAGACACTGAGCGAATGCCAGGTTCAAAAGCCCGAAAAAGTACCCGCGACATGATGCGTTGTATACCTTGGCGGATGTCATTACGAGACTGTTGATCACAAATGCTGTAACCGCTGTGGACATTTCTAAccaaattaaacattttctaAGGAAAGGCAAGTCATGATTTGAAATAAGCCATTCGGACGAAAAGTTGTAATCAGTCTGTGGAGTCAACGACTTCTTGATGTCATGATCCATGACGAACAGTAAAAAAACCACATAGAAGCCACTTAAGAAAAAGTCGAACTCAAATTTTACATTTCTCATGTGCACAGTTTTTGGTTAAAACAGATTTTAGCGTAAATCGTTCGTGGTTCATGAGCAAACTATGGAAAATGGCCATCTGTTGGACGCGGCCACCCTTTTCTTTGTTAGCAGCACCCTCCTTCCGATCCGATTGCTTACTGG
Protein-coding regions in this window:
- the LOC124329200 gene encoding nascent polypeptide-associated complex subunit alpha-like isoform X2; translation: MPQVTELEKGAPTIQDGSDNTDSDSDDSVPELEDAATGVQSQVAAAAGLPEELVSKAKQSRGEKKARKIMSKLGLKQVTGVSRVTIRKSRNILFVINKPDVYKNPASDTYIVFGEAKIEDLNQQAHMAAVEKFKAPELNPAEAGAHGTTVPAPIQEESEEEVDDADVEEKDIDLVMTQANVTRAKAIKALKNNKNDIVNAIMELTM
- the LOC124329200 gene encoding nascent polypeptide-associated complex subunit alpha-like isoform X1, producing the protein MPQVTELEKGAPTIQDGSDNTDSDSDDSVPELEDAATGVQSQVAAAAGLPEELVSKAKQSRGEKKARKIMSKLGLKQVTGVSRVTIRKSRNILFVINKPDVYKNPASDTYIVFGEAKIEDLNQQAHMAAVEKFKAPELNPAEAGAHGTTVPAPIQEESEEEVDDADVEEKDIDLVMTQANVTRAKAIKALKNNKNDIVNAIMELTMW
- the LOC124329087 gene encoding uncharacterized protein LOC124329087 translates to MRNVKFEFDFFLSGFYVVFLLFVMDHDIKKSLTPQTDYNFSSEWLISNHDLPFLRKCLIWLEMSTAVTAFVINSLVMTSAKVYNASCRGYFFGLLNLAFAQCLLSLTSFAGVISSLVVLDYNTSPSTFKENWWCSILHNIIHAIHLLSIAGTAALSWTHWWSLNISANHVEMPNGYRVIKVVFCVLWLMALLFATWLNFLVAFWGIGLTTTVAENDKRAIQPCLRIYSLTFIGSAFLLFFSNLSSIPPVTGHLTTRAIQSSHQKNCQDADCVCSDSKEDYTPYNTYSTRVLKQNNGPHLKVTLIPTIVTHNGFEHATESTPHQSIDGNQLTSSNNTSNLNLVSREGNPDFVSSLSIIDTIPSPTSNASNMSMYSADLSTNSVHETITNTALKLSVEKLHQRLQQLSDARPISSPDPETPSPDSFPQSRPASENRRKRQKKKRKPIFKFKKVTLIQWERPTSIQVAVMVAFVILYLPPWVLLAACIYLPQHVTIFLSIFRLLINVGSSVNPILQGFRHPRFALRMVRTWRKVYPSSKCVSQEPSNIIKPLK